The Anomalospiza imberbis isolate Cuckoo-Finch-1a 21T00152 chromosome 13, ASM3175350v1, whole genome shotgun sequence genome includes the window TTTTCCAGAAACCAGGGCCAGCTCCCATTGAAGGACTGCACCAAAGAACCTTCAGAAGAGCTCTGGCAACCATGTCAGAAACCTGTGCAAGCACTGCAGCCCTTGAAAGAGATTTAATCTATCTACCCTTCTGCCATCACATCCAGTAGCACTCGCCACTTTGCTTTATGTTCCACGATcccacagagagaaaaacagttCATCATTGTCCTGTAGCCTCTTTGACTCAGGGAGGCTGGTACAAGAGGGTACAGTAGGcaaattttaatggaaaattacTATTACAGGTCTATAAGCAATATTATCAATGCCATAGGTGGAAGAAAAGTACACAAATCAGGTGTCCCAAAATAATAAGGGACTTGGACCTTTCAAAATTCAGATATAAATTTACAGGTTGGAATCACAACTgttaatattttcaatttcttctctgtctacttcttaaaaaattcacaaaaataaCCACCCTAGGATTCAAAATTTCACTTCATACTAAAACAAAATCTAACAACTACATACAAGAACAGTCATCATAAGATCACAGAGGTGTGCTCAATGCTTTTTGGAAGTATACCAATACCAAACCCTATGGTTGCAAACTGCACCATGACCCACAGGTTTCATATTAAGGTCTGCAGAACAGGCCCCCTCTATGTGTTTCTGTATGGGAAGTCTGTCTATCTGTTCATCACCCACTTTTTTTGTCATCTGTAGACAGAGGTGTGAGGCAGGCATGAGTAAAACTCCTCATGGTCTTTTTGGCCAAGCTTGTGGTGAATTTTGCCCCATGAATTTGTTTCTCAAGCCCTAGTTTAATGAAGAGTTGCAACACATTATTTTCATGATGAAATAACAAAGCTGGCTTGGGCTCAAGCACAAAGACGATGAGCTAACACAATGAGGCAGCACAAAATGAGCTTCAACTCAACCAAAAATTCTCAATCCAAAAACTGAGCTCAGTAATATGAATGATTGAATTAAATATTCATAAAGTTTGTGGTTTAAAATTAACCTCACTGAAGTTTTTACAATCAATAAAATCTTAAGCCATTATTGGTTTAGGCAGCTCACTGTGTTTGCTTCAGCATACAGAGTTTCTGTTTTCAGGGGAAGGCTGCTTGGTCTCTTGGCAGTGTTACCTGGACACTGGAATGCAGCTTAGCAGAGACTTCAAAGCAACTATAAATCTCTGATGTGTTGTAGGCATTATCATTTAGCTATCTGCAGGAAATTTCATGGCGGGATAATTACTACTTaattctaaataaaaaaaatagaaggaaacAATCTCCCCTAtcaacagaatttaaaaaacactgaaaaaactTACAGGGGAGCAAAGCCAGTAAGGCAGAACTTCATTCTGCTTTCTCATATACAGGATGTTAAATCTGGCTTCCAAAAAGAATAAAGCCTGTGTGGTAGATGAATTTTCTGCACTCAAGAATAGTATTTGTCTGCTATAAATATAATCACAGCCTACAAAAGCATAAAAATTGTTCTGAGACACAAAAATAAACTACTGTTTTATCTCCTCAGTTTGTCAACCGTCCCCCATTTCATGCCCTTTTGTTATCATTATCATAAAAATCTATATTCCTGAATAAATATAAGTTAAAAGGAAAGACTTCTCTAAAATATGGGTTACTTAAGCTATCATACTGATCAGATATGAATACAAACCCAGTAAAAATTACCAGATCTCCTGTCAAGAACAGGAAAGTAGATGACTCTCAAAACCAGTGTCCATCCATCATATCTGTCTTCCAGACCATAGTGCGTGcactggaaaaattaaaaagaaattaaaaataaaatctttgaGCTGTGTTTTTGTTTTAGTAAGTTTTCTATTTTGGCAAATATTAAGCTTTTCTCATTATTAGTCTAGTTCTCTGGGAGGAAAATGCTTTGTGGTAGAATTTCAAGGGTCTTGCTAGcattgtcttaaaaaaaaagtatgtatgCCATGCCTTAAATAAGTTAAAATCATCAGCATTCTGTTAAAATAACCAGAACAAGAGTCTTTGGCACAAAAGAGCTGATGTACTGTCACTTTTATTTAGCTGAGATTCTGTTCAAACCTTATGCAAGACACAAGATAGTctcccacaaagaagggaaagaataaTAATCCATCAAAGCAAGTGCCAGTCAGGCATGGGAAAAGGGATATTCTCAccaaattaatttgaattatCAGTAACTCTGGGGTGGAAATAAAGATAAAGACAAGgaagaagttaaaaataaacaatgtcTCAAAGAGTGCAGGCCAAACTCTTAAGCAACATATTTAATTTATCAGAGCTGTAATCTGTATTCTCTGATGATTACTAGCATTGTGATGCCttatataattaattttataaaattattatcTAAATGAAAAATTGTGGTTTAGCAATTGGACAACATTCTAAATTTGACAATGTCCTAAATTAGATTTATCAGTTAACCAAAAACCCCCAATCTCTTCTCCAAGTCAAACTCACAAGGTAATTTTACATTACCCTTCAGGCTAACTGAAAGCACTTTCACAACAGAGTGGGATGTAGGAACTTCCTCAACAATATCATCTGATCCCAAGTAATTTTGTGCACAGTTAGAGTGTGTTCAGAATTATTTTATACACTACAAATGAGTGTACAATGAAGTACATTTTTGGATCAACAGTGAATTCTAATAAAATTGCAAACATCTTTCTGTTAAAAGAGTAGATGGCTGTCACCTCTATTTTATATTTACCAAGAACTACAGGCTCACTCTgcagtaattatttttctagtaTCTATTTCAGTTTGTAGCATGTCCATTCAGCAATACATGAGATATACTAACAACACTGCTTAAAAATATTCCGAATTTAGTCCTTAAGGAATGCTGAACCCAGAACACAGAAGGTGATTTGTTTGGTGGTTGGTCTTCCGAACCAGCTTAGGGCAAACTGAAGATAGTCAAAGTGAAGCTTTTGCAGATGAGTAATATTTGTTTCCAACTCCTTTGAATTGTATGCCAAAAAATACATGAAGAACATTATAAATTGATAACCTGTATTCCAACCAGCTGTCAAACCATCCATTCAATGTCTTTTGTTTCTGCTTAGCTGTTACTTTTAGATGCTACGTGACACAGCATGTGCTGTTTGTACTTGCTGAAAAAAAAGATTACTAAGGTGAAAGTGAATTTCATTACAAATGTAATGACAGGCAAACACTTTAGTGAGAAATAGCACACACTTACCTCCTTGTTTTCTTACCTTTCCTgttctttccctcttctttctttttccttttcctgctatGTTTTGAAAAGGTCTCTCAATTGTTAATTGACTTGATTGAAAAGGAGTAAACACCTGAGGCTTTGAAAGGATCTGGATTCTTAGGGCTACTTTATTTCTCACTTTTTAACTACTGAGCTGGCAAAATCAGGCAGCACAAACTAATACGAGCTTTAGGATCTCTAGTCTCCAATCCAATTACTTCTTTCagtgttattttcattttcccagCAGGAGTCCTTCATGTCTGTTTCTGTATTCTATCTTACCTTGCTTTAATTTATCATTTTCCTTTATGGTATTCAGTGCTAGCTAAAATTCTCTGCAGACCTTTGAAATTTTCTTTGGATATCTAGCTTCCTGAAGCTTGAATTTATTTGTACTTACTAAAAAGTTGTACACTTTTCCCCTTCTTGGGGTTtagatatttttgcttttcaccAGAATTTTACAATACTTGttcatttgaaaaattatttcttgttttttccctttgcattGCAAGTTGTCAGCCGTAAGTAGGAGGAAAACCTGTCATTATATATTTCCTTGAGGTCAGCCAGAGATGTGCATTGTGCAAATTAGAATTAATATAACAAGATTTTCAAAACAATAgcaacatttaatttttaatttcatggaTCATTAATTGAAAACAACAAGGTATAAGTAAGAAATTGTCATTATATACCTCCCAACAGCTTTTTGCACAATGGTGTCGTTGATAGAGGTATCAACGAGAAGCAGGAGGAATTGAAATAAAACCCATTAAGAAAAAGAGATGTCATTACTTTCAAATAAACATGTGTTTTGGCTAGAGAATTTAGTCAGtctatggaggaaaaaaagagttgaAAAGTTATAAATGGCCTGCAGAGCACTAGAAGTGCACATGAGATTTCATATCACTCAAATTTTAATCAAAAAGTGTTAATCAGTAGTGGTGAAAATAGGTGAGatgtacagaaataaaaagacaaGTGATACAGTAATAGCAgcaaaaaagagacaaaatgaGACAGGAAATGAAGCATAGTTAGTtacttttccaaataaaacaaGTAATTTCATTAAACATTACAGACAAGAGGAAAGTGTATCTTGGTGGTAGTCTAATTTAGAGAACTGAGATCAACTCTGTCCCTCCTTTGTATTCTGCACCAAGGACTAACTCCCAGCTGATACTGCTTTTATTGATGCATTAGTATAATGTGCTCTGGGACCTGTGCCATCAGCACaatattttgtggttttatcactcagaaaagattttaaacaaaaactacTGACATTGTTCAATCTTCCCCATTTGTTACTCACTCCCAGTAGACAGAGTATGGGTTTTCCTCTTAAATGAAATGATTCAAAATTCTCTGCTCTGATGTGTTTGACTCAGATGCCACCGCTGCTGCCATAGACCCACAAAGATTTATGATGATGGAGTGCAGCCGAGCCACAAAACGGAGTATTTGGAGAAGTACCCTGGCTATGGCAACATCTGCCCTCCCAAGAGCTGTAAGCCAAAACCAGAGCTCCAAGAGGATCGGGCGAGAATGGACGGCACCACAACGTTCAAGTAGATATTTTCAAACAATGTTTTATAATTAGTCTATATATATACACTAATTAAACTATAATACTAGTTATAATTAGTTTTTCATTCTTTGTTTAAGCTGGGGCAAAAAATTGTATTGCAATCTTCTCAAAATGCAGTCATTGCATCCTTTGCACTTTTTGCATATTTAAAGTATAAGTGTTGAGTATAGAAATACAGTTACCACAAAATGGTTGTAAAAATAGCAAAGCATGCATACAGCAAGATTTGCATTCTTTACAGCAGCCTTTAACCTGTAAAGAGAATCAAAACTTTTTGTCTTGTTTGCAGCCTGTTAGGAAATTTAGATTTTATAGAAAACCTGGCAAGCTGGGGAACTTTCTGTAATACATATGTAGAATCCAAGATAGTGGGAAAATGAAATcttaagaaaaaagaacaggaaTTCTTTTATGGATTTTTTCATATTCAGATTATTagttttaagaaaattattagTTTTAAGAAAGCAAACTGTAAAAGGTTTCAGTATATCTGTCCTCTCTGTGCACAGACTCTGATTTTAAGCTTACAGAATTAAAGAGCATCTTTCAAAGAATTAGAGAAAAATATCACCCATTCATTGTTAGTGATGTGACAGCAGCATCAACTTTTACTTTTTCCATtattgttgatttttttttaagatatgaGGGCATGTGGTGAAATTTCTTtgtttatcaaaaaaaaaaaaagacataaataGAAAGGCCAAATGCTATTCTGCCAGACTGGTCATGTGCTTGTGCAGTCTATTtaaacacacacatatgtaATATACATCCTTTTAATGTAATGTGCCCATGCAACAACAGTGAAATGCTGTTTCTGATTATATTCCATTATCCTCATGCAATCAGTAAATGCTACCACTTGTAGTAATTTGAGCTTTGTTCTGCTTCTGCTTTCTGataatttctttgcaaaattaTAGCAACTTTGTAAGtcacttttaaataatattgtTAAACTGTGAATAGGACTCGGAGTGTTAAAAAACCATCTACCTTTGAACAAAGACTGTATAATGCATGAGAGACCCTAGATTTATGTACTGTGGTTTTCTCTCCTTTGTGCTATCCCTCCATCATATGTGTCTAATAGATTTTGTCAGATGTGTCAGGTGTCTGATAGATTTTTCAGAGTaaacattttgttatttttccaaatagtggaaaaaatacagaagtggcttcagaaggaagaaaatattttttgaccAGTGTTTTCTCTTCCCCAATGCAGATCTGATTATTTACCGTATGAAATTGTTACGAGACCTTTTCAGCCACAAACAGAATATAGACCAAAGTCGGGGAAGATTGACCTGGAAACCATTTACCAGAGAGATTACAATCCCCATAAAGTAGGACCAGTGACATTAGCAAGGCCTCGAGAGAGGAAACACACTTCAAATGCAAAAGTGGATACCATCCCAACCTACCGAGGTAACAGGTGCCCCCttacagaaagagaaacaacCAAGATGAAGGTAGCATTTGGAATTACCTATGTTGAAACTGGATTTGTTGGTTTGGGACAGGGAGTAAAACATACTTGGAAGCAGGTGATGATGCCCTAGAACATTCAGCACACCAATTATTGAAGGGAAACCTATTGCTTCTAAATTAAAAGCTCTCTCTGAGGTTTGCTTGGCTACAAGGAAATTCCAGCATGTACTTGGTTGGGCTATTTTAGGTAAAACTCGATGGAAATTAAGGTGCAGTGTATTTTTCAGGTAGTTTTAGTTCATGTCACTTATTTTTCCACAGAGTAAGTCAGAAGTGGAGTTTAGGCTTCTGCTTGTGTATGGTATAGCCTACATATACATCATCCTAGTAATGATCTGTCTTGACCCAAATTATTCTATTATGATGGTCAGTGCAAAGGTGCTAAATCTTTTAAGTATTTAAAGCATGTATAAGGCTGTTTTCTGTATAGTTTCTGTTGAGCAAAAAGTCAAAATAGGGCATCAGGTACcatttggggggggtctgttTTTATCACACACTATAACAGAAGAGTTTTGTTAGATCACAAACATGCAGATAAAATTATCATTTTCACTTACAtcaattttctttgttttggaaGTTTTAATACCAGAAGACTTTGTCTTAATTTTAAAGGCCTGGTTTTAAGTAATAGCACCTGTGTTGTGGAATTTTGGTTTTGCCTTGCAGATCACTATAGGCTATGGGAAAGTCAAAGAACAGAATCCTGTAAGGTGGAGCGTGACTATGAGCCACCTTTGGAGAGGTTTGGAAATCCTTCCACGTTTCAAGATGATTACATCCCTAGGCAGCCCAACCCCCCCCCAAGCTGTAAACCTTGTGATAGCAAGCTGCCAGAGGGGCCTTTCGATGGCAACACCATCCATCGCACCGCGTACGTTGTCCATGAGCTGGAGCCCTTGTTCGTGAGGCCAAGGGAAGAGTACAAGCCAAGTGACCAGCCCTTTGAAGACCTCACAACCCACCAGAGAGATTTTAAAGGGATGCCTGGGGAACAAGCAAAAAGCTGCAAGCCTGAAAGTAGAAAACACGGATCTGATGATCCTTTTAAAGGAACCACTGAATTCCAGGATCGCTATCAGCCATATTTGGTCACCGCGCCCAATTTCCACAAACCAAGAGAGTACGTTCCACCCACAGACAAGATGGACCTCAAGTCCTCACACCGTCTTGATTACATTAAACACAATGttgctcccagagcccccatAAAACCAGCTCCTGGAAGAAAAAGCACTGGCCCTTTTCAAGGGAAGACTACTACAAAAGAAGACTATCAACCCTGGAGAGTGTGTCCACAAGGGCTTAttaagaaagaagaggaaattcAAAAGCCCACAGGAAAATTTGCTAGTTTAACTACATTCAGGTCCCATTACATACCACATCAGGCCAATCCACCTCCAAGGTTCAAACCTGTACACGCTGTAGCTACTGGCGTTCCTTTTAAAGATGAAACGTTGTATCGCACTGAATATACACCAAAGAAGAAAGAGGTCTGCCCAGGACTTAATCCAGATGCTCTGGGTTATGTCTATGTAAACACAGATTCTCAGGGTCACAGATTCTACCGCCAGGTGTCCCCAGAACGTTCTGGGTCAAACTGTAGTCCTGTTCCAGAGGAAGTACCTGCTGTGTCATAATACTTACATGCAATATTTCAAGCACCTTAGAAAAATAATTGGAAACCAACCTattcattttctctttaaatagcactgaaagcaaattaaatacTGCACATTTTGC containing:
- the SAXO2 gene encoding stabilizer of axonemal microtubules 2; protein product: MGPPRCICQICSCGCHRCCHRPTKIYDDGVQPSHKTEYLEKYPGYGNICPPKSCKPKPELQEDRARMDGTTTFKSDYLPYEIVTRPFQPQTEYRPKSGKIDLETIYQRDYNPHKVGPVTLARPRERKHTSNAKVDTIPTYRDHYRLWESQRTESCKVERDYEPPLERFGNPSTFQDDYIPRQPNPPPSCKPCDSKLPEGPFDGNTIHRTAYVVHELEPLFVRPREEYKPSDQPFEDLTTHQRDFKGMPGEQAKSCKPESRKHGSDDPFKGTTEFQDRYQPYLVTAPNFHKPREYVPPTDKMDLKSSHRLDYIKHNVAPRAPIKPAPGRKSTGPFQGKTTTKEDYQPWRVCPQGLIKKEEEIQKPTGKFASLTTFRSHYIPHQANPPPRFKPVHAVATGVPFKDETLYRTEYTPKKKEVCPGLNPDALGYVYVNTDSQGHRFYRQVSPERSGSNCSPVPEEVPAVS